Within the Desulfosalsimonas propionicica genome, the region GCGGCCGTGCAGGACATTGTCCTCGTTGTCCCGGCATTCCCGGAGCAGAAGGATTTCGGCTTCATCCGGTGTCGGAATATCCCGGCGCTGCCAGAAATTCACTATTTTGATGTATTGCTCGGGTGTATCCATATCCTCCAGAATATGGCGATCCGGCACGGATACAACAGTTGTCCTGCATCGTTCCAGCACCCCCCGGAGTCCTTTTTCGCCGTCATAAGCGGCAATATCACGGCGCAGGTTTTCCCGAAGCAGCGGCGGATGTCCGGTCCGGCCGGCAAACCCGGGCAGAAAAGCTTCGGTGTTTGGATTCCGGCTGAAACAATCCACCAGAATCTCCAGGGTGATCGGCCGGACAAGCGGAATATCAACAGGCAGAACAAAAAAGCCGGCGATATGGGCGGGCAGGGCCGCCAATCCGATCTGCACGGATGAAAACATGCCCCGGTCATAGTCCTGGTTGATAACCGGATGGGCCCCTGTTTTTTCAACGATTGGCAGCAGTTCTTCTGCCCGGTGACCCAGCACCACCTGAACAGCGCCAATGCCGCTTTCGGTAAACAGGTGAATGCAGTGCTCAAGAACCGTCATGGGACCGATGGGAAGAATCGGCTTGAAACCGTTCTGCCGACTGGAGCGCCCTGCGGACAAAATCAATGCGCCGATTTTTAAGCCATGCATTTCAAGCATTTTTGGCCCTTTTCTGAATCAGTTCCGCCAGGATGCTGACGCCGATTTCCTGCGGCGTATCCGCGTTGATGGAAAGACCGATCGGGCAGTGAACCCGTTTGAGGGCCGCCTGGGAAACGCCCTGATCGCGCAAATTCTGATATATGGCGTCCCGCTTTTTCCGGCTGCCGATCATGCCGATATAGCCGGCCTCGGTTTCAAGCGCCTGGGCCAGCACTGTCTGGTCATGGATATGGCCGCGGGTGACAATGACGATCAAGCTGTCGGTCCCGACAGTCAGGTTTTTGAAACAGTCGGCAAAATCATTTACCTGCTGGATCCGGCAGGCAGGGGGAAAGTTTTCCGGTGCCAGAAACTCGGCCCGATCGTCTAAAATAAGGGTTTGAAACCCCGTAAATGCCGCCAGGATGGCTGTTGCCTGCCCGACATGTCCGGCACCGGCAATGATGACCCGGCCCCGGGAGCGCATGGGTTCAATGAGCACGGTGTATCCGTTTTGCCTTTCGGAAAACGGAAGACTGGATTTGCCGGCCCGGTTCTGCGCCTTGCTTTGCAGGGCTGCCGGCAGTTCAGAGGGCAGCCGGTCCGGTGCCAGGCTCCGTGACAGTATCTGCACCTGCCCGCCATATTCCCGAAACACAGTGCACAGCACAAGGCCTGCACCGTTGTCCCAGTTGTTGAGCAAATCCTTGAAAATCCGGGTATTTTCCATAGTCGGCGCAATGTATTCGATCAGGACATCAATCTGCCCCCCGCAGATCATGCCCGCTTCAGCCGCATCTTTGCCGGTGAAATCAAGTCTTAATAACTTGCTGTGTTTGGTCTTGCCGGCGTCCAGGGCCTCGCGCCGGGCCATGGCCTCGCCGGGTCCGCCGCCGACGGTGCCGCAGGTCCGGCCGTCTGCAGTCACGGCCATTCGGCTGCCGGTTGTCCGCGGTGTAGAGCCGCTGCTGGCTGTGATGACCGCACTGGTTACCGGGCGGCCCGCGGAAAGTTCAGCAGTGATGAAATCAAGCAGTTTTCGCATAAGCGGATCCATGTAAGCGGTTTCGATTGTTGTGTATCTGCCGTTAATGGATATGCGGCCTGGATTAAAGTGGTTATTATCAGTTCTCCTTCTTAGACGGCAAACAAAAATTGATGGCACCGTAAAAGTCCAATATCTGCGTTACGCGCGATTTCTCAGAATTTCATGTACGGCTAACTACTCTGCATTCTTCGAAATCGCGCAAGCCTTGATCTTGAACTTTTACGGCGCCATCTGAAAACCGATTTTTACGAGTGTGTCAAAATTGCTTTAACAAAGCATCAAAATGAACGCACCACAACAAACACGAAGATTTAAACCGGGCGGGACAGACCAGCACCCACCGGGTGACAAAATAAACCCCTCAGAGGCCGCAGGCGAAATGATTTTTTTTAAGTAATAGGTGGGCATGTTTAAAGCCGGGATCGGTTAAATGGAAGGTAACGTCCCGAATCTTTTTTGAAGCCCCTGCATTTTCCCAAGCAAGAAAAATATGGCTCCCCGAGTGGCCCCTTAAGCGAAAAAGGGCACAAAAAAAGGGCTATGGAAAATCCATAACCCTTTGATTGGCTTTATTTGGTCGGGGCGGCAGGATTTGAACCTGCGACTCCTTGCACCCCATGCAAGTGCGCTTCCAGGCTGCGCTACGCCCCGACAAAAAGACGCATCATCATTAGCATGCAGTTTTTGTCCTGTCAAGCACTGTTGTTTTTGTTGCCGGTATTTTCCGGATCTTCCTTTTTCTCTGCTTCTTCCTGATCGATAGTGGCCTGGTGGTGCCGGATATCGCCCTGGATTCCTTTGCGGCGTTCATCCAGATCCTGAAGGGAGCCGGTCCGGCCATAGAGCACGAGAACATCGCCAGCCCGGATTTTCGTCTGGCCCTCGGGTATCCCGGTAAAGGTGCCGTCGTTTCGTTCAATGCCCAGCACGATCACGCCTTCATCTTTGAGGCGGGCTTCAATCATGGTTTTGCCGGCCAGCCAGTCTTCCGGGTTGACCAGCAGTTCAGCCAGCCGGTAGTCGCCGGCCAGATGCAGGAGGCTGGCATAATCGCGGACATCCAGCGTCGTGAAGCGTTTCAGGGATTTGTCGATGATTTTCGACAGTCGCCGGTCCACCCAGGGGCTGGCGGCCAGGGCCCAGAGCGCCACCAAACCGGTGATCAGCAGGACAATTTTTAACGCCAGGCCGGCCCCGCCGCCATTCTGCTGCACAAAGGACAGAATCAGAGACGACATGGCCGTGACAATGCCGGCGTTTCCCAACAGCATCAACAGCAGTACGATCTTGCGCCGGATGGGATGGCCGACCACCATTTCCGATTCTTTGGTTGTGAATCCGGCACCGGTAAAAGCCGATCGTGCCTGGAACCGGGCTGCCTGCCGGCTGAGCCCGGTATGGGTTAGCGCGATGGTGGCAACCCGGGTAATAAGGATGGAAAAAAAAACAATGACCAGCAAAGAAACAATGGCAATCATTGAAGATCCTGTATATTTTTTCCGGCGTTGGGATTGGCACATTCAAGCCGGTTTTGCCCCGGGCTTATTCCGCCCCTGCCAGTGCCTGGTCAATATCCTCGACAATATCCTCAGGGTCTTCTATGCCAACGGCCAGGCGGATCAGCCCGTCCTTGATGCCCAGTTCCATGCGTTCTTCCGGGGTGTGCATATAATAGCTGATAGTGGCCGGGTGCGTGATCAGCGATTCCACCCCACCCAGGCTCGGGCCGATGCTTAAGATTTTTAGCCGGCTTAAGAAATTGAGCACGTATTCGGCATCGTCTTTGACCTCAAAAGTAACCACTGCGCCAAATCCTTTCATCTGGCGTTTTGCCACGTCATGATGGGGATGGCTGGAAAGCCCGGGGTAATAGACCCGGTTGATCTTGGCGTTGGCTTCGAGGTGCTCGGCCACCACCTGGGCGTTGCTGTTTAGCCGCTCCATGCGCAAAGGGAATGTTTTGAGCCCGCGGATCAGCAAATACGATGAGTTGGGGTCGATCACGCCGCCGGTGATTTTGAGAAATTCCCGGATGGGATCGGTGAGTTCCTTTTTGCCGAGCAAAACCCCGGAGAGCAGGTCGTTGTGGCCGGCCAGGTACTTAGTGGCGCTGTGGATCACCAGGTGCACACCGTATTCCAGGGGCTTTTGGTTAAACGGTGTGGCGAAGGTGGAATCCGAGATCACGGTGATATCCCGTTTGCCGAAGATTTCCGTGAGCCGTTCCAGGTCCATGATGTTTAAATACGGGTTGGTGGGCGACTCGGAGAAAAACACTTTGGTGTTGGGTTGAATGGCGTTTTCCATGGCCTCGTAGTCGCACATCCGGACTACGGTGCACTCGATATTGTAACGCCCCAGATAGGACTTGCAGAAGTCCAGGGTGCGCTTGTAGGCGTCATCGGTTATGATCAGGTGATCGCCGGCTTTGAGCAGCATGAAAAGGGAGGTGGTGATGGCGCTCATGCCCGAGGAAAAAAGAATGGCATCCTCGGCCTCCTCAAGAGCTGCCAGCTTGCGCTCGGCCGCAAGCTGGGTGGGATGTCCGTACCGGCCGTATTCAAAGCGTTCCATGTCGCCGTCTGCGAGTTTCCGGATTTCTTCCACGTTTCTGAAGATAAACGTTGAGGTCTGCACTATGGGTGTGGTCACAGACCCGTATTCGTTGAACCGGACCTCGCCGGAATGAACCGCGCGGGTGGCAATTTTGTTTTTATTGTAGTCATCCATTTAAAAAACTCCTTGTTCAGGCACTATTTATGCCATGTTAAAACTGATTTCCACATCCCGCCGGTGTTCGGGCTCAATCTGCCAGAGCTGCCTGGGTACAAGCTTCATCATGTTGGCCACAAACACGTCCGGAAACTGCTCGATCCGGATATTAAACAGATTCACGCTGTCGTTGTAAAGCTCCCTGCGGTCGGCTATCTGGTCCTCGAGCTGGGAAACCCGGCTCTGGAGCTGCCGGAAAGCCTGATCCGCCTTGAGATCCGGATAGTTTTCCACAACGGCAAAAAGCGAGCGCAGGGCCTGGGAAATGGCATTGTTGGCCTCGATCACCTCCGTGCCGCTGCCGGCATTGTCCAACTGCGCCCGCGCCCGGGTGACGTTTTCCAGCACCGCCCGCTCGTGCTGCATATAACCCTCGCATACCCGGACGAGCTTGGGCAGTTCATCGTAGCGCTGTTTAAGCAAAACGTCAATGTTGCTCCATGCCCGGTCAATGTTATGCTTCAGCCGCACAAGGCCGTTGAAGATGACAACCAGGTAAATGATCAGTGCGACAATCACCCCTAGAAGAATCAACAGGATAATAGTGCTCATGGGTTTTGTTCCTTTTCAGGTTCAAGGTTCTGGATTTAAGGTTTTTCATCCGTGGTAAAGACGGATGAGCAGCTGCAGGCCGAGCCCGGCAACCGCAAGACCGCCCGGCAGCAGAAGCCAGGTGCGCAGGGCCAGTTTTCGGATGATGGCCGATTCAGAGTCTGCGATGATAAACGGCATCATGGCCAGTTTGTGTTTTTTGATCACCGGCCGCTCGCCGGGGCTTGTGCCGCCGGCCAAAGATTCGGCATGCAGCCGGGTTTCCATGTCCGTGCGGGCGGCCTCCCATTCATGTTCGTCAATTCGGCCGTCGTTGTTGGTGTCGTATTGGGCAAGGGCGTCGGGATTAGATTTGAGCGCCCGAAGGCGGGCGATGAGCCGCTGCCTGAAGGCCGGGCCGGTGCGTTCGGTTCCGGCGGCGCCCAGCACATAGATCCGGGCGCCTTCAGCAATCAGGGTTTCGATGATTTTTGTGCCCCTGTCCCGGAGATCCGGGGCCAGCCACATTCCCTGTCCGCCCCAAAACTCCTGGCGGCTTTTGTCCGCAAGCATGAGCGCGCCCCTGGGCCGCACCAGAATCCGGCCGGTTTCATCCTCCAGGTAAAAGGGCAGGGCCCCGGAGCGGGCAATTTTTTCCACCCGCCACTTGTTTCCCTTTGAAGTGCGCACCCGCCGCAGGTAGGTGCACCAGTAATAAATGCACTTGGTTTTGCTGTGGGGCGAGCGCAGATCATAATATTGGCGGGCCCGGCCCTCGAGCTCGGCCGTGCCCATGGCCATCGAACGAACCCGGGAAGTGGGAGTGTTTTCAACCATTCGTTTGTAGTGCAGCATCACAAGAGAATAGAAGAAAAGCCACAGGCCGGCGGTGATCAGACCGACGCCGGCCAAAGTGTTCCAGAAAACCGGGTGGTCAAAGCGCTGGAGGTTGAAAAAACACCATAAAACCCCCATCACCACGAAAACCCCGCCCATGATGAACTCGTGAGGCGCGTTTGCGAAATAGCCCCTGATACCCGAAGAATCGGCCTCCGGCGGCGGTTTGGGTTTGGCCTCCCGGGGTGAAGACGAATCGTGCGGGGTCGAAAAATCCTGCTCATTTTCGGATGCTTGCGCAGCCCTGCCAGACCGTGTGAGCCCTGGGATGCCGGCAAAACCGGCAATACCAGCGGGTTTGCGGGTCTGCCGGAAAACGCCGGCCCGGGCTGCGGCCACCATGTAGCGGGTATAGCGGTTTAAGGCGGTCAGGATTTTTTTTTGTCCGCTTTGATAATCGGGCACGGCCCCGGGCAGGCGGGCGGCGCCAAAAAAATGATCCGTGACTGCTGAGCCGGCGGGTTTTGTGGCAATGGCCATCAGGTTGCGAAAATTGACGGCTGCACTAAGGTCCATATGGTTTTGCATGCTGGGGTAGGAAAACCTTGTATGATCCACAAACACCCCTGCAGGGGGTTCCTCCTGGTTGATTTTGCAGATCACGGCTACTGGCGCGGCCGCTGATATGCGTTTCAATGCCTGGTCAAAATTTCTGCCGGCTGACCCGGCCTCCATAAAAAGAGACAGATTTGGCTTTTCCACGGCTTTTCCCGAAAGATCGGCAACAATCACGAGAAGATCGGTCTTTTTGTCGATTGTGAGCACCGCATTGTCCTGCCGGTCGTAAAACACCACAGCGGAGTCGGCAATGCTGACTTTTCTGGCAGTGGGCAGCCGCAATCGGCTCCTCACGGCCGATTCGGGCACCTGTACCGCTGCAAGGCCCATGTTCTGGATTTGCCGGACGCACTGGCTTATTTTTTCCGGCCCCGGGTCCGGACTCAGCCGGGTAAGGCCCCGGCCTGCAAGCCTGTAGCGCAGATCTCCGGCCTGAATGCCCGAGATCTCCGATAATCGCCCGAGCAGATCATTGGCGTTTTCAGGCAGGTTTTCAAAGGGGAAAAAAAGCAGAATGGGGTGGCCTGAATCGGCATTTTTGAGGTTTTCAGGGCTGGTTTTTGGATCAGGCGTTGGCATCGGAGTTGCGGTCAAAGGCTTCGAGGGCGGTTTTGCGGTTTTCGTGGATTCCAACCAGTGTGTCGAGGCGAACCAGTTTAAACAATTGATACAGGTTGGGCTTCACCGAGAAAAGCCTCAGTTCGCCGCTGTTTTGATGAATGGCCCGAAGGCAGGAAAGCATTGCCCCCACCCCGGAGCTGTCCATGAATTTTACCTTGCCCATGTCTATGGCCACTTTCCGGTGTTTTTCCACCAGGGGCAGCAGGTCTGCCTTGAGTTCAAGGGCATTGCCGGCGTCAACTGCGCTGTCCAGCACTTTGACAACCAGCAGATCATTGATGGTTTCACTTTTAAGCCGCATGGATAAACACGTCCTGTAGGCAGCAGGTATGGTTTTGTTTCCGGTTTTTTTAAACAATTCGAAATCGCCAGCCTTGCTTATATCATATTTCATATGCGATGCAAAAGGGGCAATGTCAATGATGTTCTTGCATGCCAACGGGTTTATGGATATGATATGCCCGTATTTCAGCAAACCAGGGAAGATGGCACCGTAAAAAGTTTGATTTCAGATGGCGCCGTAAAAACTTTAAGATCAAGGCTTGCGCAATTTCAAAGAATGCAGAGTACTTAGCCGTACGTGAAATTCTGAGAAGTTGCGCGTAACGCAGATGTTGGACTTTTACGGCGCCATCAAGGAAAGGAAACCGGAATATATGCTTCAGCAGATTACTTCCTGCGATGAAACCCAGTGTTTTGTGGTGGCCGAACATTTTTTGGATTTTTTTTCAGATGATCCCGAGGTTAACAAATTTGACCGGGTGATCCTCGACGTGTCCCGGGTCTATGATACGGCCATCCTGGTGGGCGCCATGGCTGCGTCTAAGTATATTCAGCCGCCTGTGCAGCCCCGGGTGACATTTGATGTGGACGTGCTGCTGGAGGAAGCTGATTTTGAGGCATTTCTCGAAGATGACATTGCTTCGGAAAAATCGGTCGTGCTTGATCAATGCTTTGAGACCTCCGATTCTGCCGGCCACAGCCTGCGTCATCGAAAAACCCGGCTTTATGTGGATTTTTTGTCTGCTGAAAGCCGCCCGGTTTCCGGAAAGCTCATGCGCTGGATTCTGGAAAACCGGGAGAAATCCACCAATATTCTCAGTTTTGGCGGCCGGGGCATCAGTATCTTAAAGCCCGAGTATATCATTGCCATGAAGCTGCACCGCTACACCAAGGATCCCCGGTCTGAAAAGGGGCTTTCAGATCGCCTGGATATTGTAAAAATGTTAAAAACCCATCACGGATACCCCCACGTCATTGATACGGAAAAGATCCCGACGTTGCTCAGGCGGCGGGAGATTCCGCATTTTGAGGAAATGATGGCGGACGTGGAGCAGGAAATGCGGGCTGCATAAAAATTGACGAACCGGTTTGGATTGTTTATATTTTTTATAAATTCTGGCTGATCCAATGAAAGGAAAATTTTACAAGGTGCATCAGGAGGGTATGGATTATGGCAAGGAGTTATTACGCCATTCTCGGCATCCCTGCCGATGCCAGCCATGAAGAGGTCAAGACCGCCTACCGCCGCCTGGCCAAACAGTATCACCCCGATCACGCCGGCGGCGACAGCCGCAAATTCAGAGATGTTCAGGAAGCCTATTCGGTGCTGGCCGATTCAGCAAAGCGCAGGGAGTATGAGCGGCACCGGGAGACCGGAGAGGTCCGGGTGCGCACGGCTTCATCCCAAAGATCCGGCCCTGCACGCTTTGATGCCGAACCGCTGATACCGGAGCGCGGGTCACAGCATGCCCGCAACCCGGGAAAAGTAAGGATGTACGGCACGTTTCAACCCGCCGGGGATGATTTGTTTGAATGGATTTTGCGAAATTTTTTTTAAGGCTTGGCAGCTGTTGCCGCCGTTTTATTCAAAACAAGGGGAGAATGCAGATGAAACAGGTATTGACGGGATATGCAGGCTGGATCATGGCGGCTGTGACCGTGTGTGTGCTGATCGCCGGAAGCACGGCTGTGGCGGGCAACAGCCGGGAGGTGAAAATTCTTCAAAACAGCATTGAGGTTCTTGAAGATCTCCGTGCCATTCCGGAAAATAGGATTCCGCCGGCTCTTCTTAACGAGGCCGAGGCCATTGCCGTAATTCCAAGCGTCTACAAGCTTGGTTTTATCATCGGCGGCCGCTACGGCAGCGGAGTGGTTGCGGTGCGCGATGATGCGGGCAACTGGAAAAATCCCTTTTTCATCAAACTTTACGGAGGCAGCATTGGTTGGCAGATCGGGGCCCAGTCCACGGATTTGGTTCTGGTGTTTAAAAGCCGCAAGGCCGTTGATCAGATCAAAAACGGGCGATTTACCGTGGGAGCGGACGCTTCCGTGGCGGCCGGGCCCGTGGGCCGGCAGGCGGGTGCGGCAACGGATGTGACCTTGAAATCCGAGATTTATTCCTACAGCCGGAGCCGGGGGGCATTTGCAGGCCTGTCCCTGGAAGGGGCCGCACTCCAGGTCGACCACACGGCCACCTGGAATCTGTATGAGGAAACCGTGGACCGCATTGATGCGCTCCGGGAAGTCCCG harbors:
- a CDS encoding LemA family protein, whose translation is MSTIILLILLGVIVALIIYLVVIFNGLVRLKHNIDRAWSNIDVLLKQRYDELPKLVRVCEGYMQHERAVLENVTRARAQLDNAGSGTEVIEANNAISQALRSLFAVVENYPDLKADQAFRQLQSRVSQLEDQIADRRELYNDSVNLFNIRIEQFPDVFVANMMKLVPRQLWQIEPEHRRDVEISFNMA
- a CDS encoding TrkA C-terminal domain-containing protein, giving the protein MIAIVSLLVIVFFSILITRVATIALTHTGLSRQAARFQARSAFTGAGFTTKESEMVVGHPIRRKIVLLLMLLGNAGIVTAMSSLILSFVQQNGGGAGLALKIVLLITGLVALWALAASPWVDRRLSKIIDKSLKRFTTLDVRDYASLLHLAGDYRLAELLVNPEDWLAGKTMIEARLKDEGVIVLGIERNDGTFTGIPEGQTKIRAGDVLVLYGRTGSLQDLDERRKGIQGDIRHHQATIDQEEAEKKEDPENTGNKNNSA
- a CDS encoding J domain-containing protein — protein: MARSYYAILGIPADASHEEVKTAYRRLAKQYHPDHAGGDSRKFRDVQEAYSVLADSAKRREYERHRETGEVRVRTASSQRSGPARFDAEPLIPERGSQHARNPGKVRMYGTFQPAGDDLFEWILRNFF
- a CDS encoding DVU_1551 family NTP transferase, whose product is MLEMHGLKIGALILSAGRSSRQNGFKPILPIGPMTVLEHCIHLFTESGIGAVQVVLGHRAEELLPIVEKTGAHPVINQDYDRGMFSSVQIGLAALPAHIAGFFVLPVDIPLVRPITLEILVDCFSRNPNTEAFLPGFAGRTGHPPLLRENLRRDIAAYDGEKGLRGVLERCRTTVVSVPDRHILEDMDTPEQYIKIVNFWQRRDIPTPDEAEILLLRECRDNEDNVLHGRSVAQVAKRLAEAVNESGASTIDTQLVVAAALLHDIAKGQADHCRAGASRLKALGFSDQLAEIVACHADYEPVAGTAVNEAELVYLADKLVQKTKTVGLDTRFQTRYDRFAGNKEARQSVLRRWRQAKMISERIEKSINCRMTSLL
- a CDS encoding XdhC family aldehyde oxidoreductase maturation factor yields the protein MRKLLDFITAELSAGRPVTSAVITASSGSTPRTTGSRMAVTADGRTCGTVGGGPGEAMARREALDAGKTKHSKLLRLDFTGKDAAEAGMICGGQIDVLIEYIAPTMENTRIFKDLLNNWDNGAGLVLCTVFREYGGQVQILSRSLAPDRLPSELPAALQSKAQNRAGKSSLPFSERQNGYTVLIEPMRSRGRVIIAGAGHVGQATAILAAFTGFQTLILDDRAEFLAPENFPPACRIQQVNDFADCFKNLTVGTDSLIVIVTRGHIHDQTVLAQALETEAGYIGMIGSRKKRDAIYQNLRDQGVSQAALKRVHCPIGLSINADTPQEIGVSILAELIQKRAKNA
- a CDS encoding lipid-binding SYLF domain-containing protein: MKQVLTGYAGWIMAAVTVCVLIAGSTAVAGNSREVKILQNSIEVLEDLRAIPENRIPPALLNEAEAIAVIPSVYKLGFIIGGRYGSGVVAVRDDAGNWKNPFFIKLYGGSIGWQIGAQSTDLVLVFKSRKAVDQIKNGRFTVGADASVAAGPVGRQAGAATDVTLKSEIYSYSRSRGAFAGLSLEGAALQVDHTATWNLYEETVDRIDALREVPEPARLYKDVLEKHVTG
- a CDS encoding trans-sulfuration enzyme family protein codes for the protein MDDYNKNKIATRAVHSGEVRFNEYGSVTTPIVQTSTFIFRNVEEIRKLADGDMERFEYGRYGHPTQLAAERKLAALEEAEDAILFSSGMSAITTSLFMLLKAGDHLIITDDAYKRTLDFCKSYLGRYNIECTVVRMCDYEAMENAIQPNTKVFFSESPTNPYLNIMDLERLTEIFGKRDITVISDSTFATPFNQKPLEYGVHLVIHSATKYLAGHNDLLSGVLLGKKELTDPIREFLKITGGVIDPNSSYLLIRGLKTFPLRMERLNSNAQVVAEHLEANAKINRVYYPGLSSHPHHDVAKRQMKGFGAVVTFEVKDDAEYVLNFLSRLKILSIGPSLGGVESLITHPATISYYMHTPEERMELGIKDGLIRLAVGIEDPEDIVEDIDQALAGAE
- a CDS encoding STAS domain-containing protein → MRLKSETINDLLVVKVLDSAVDAGNALELKADLLPLVEKHRKVAIDMGKVKFMDSSGVGAMLSCLRAIHQNSGELRLFSVKPNLYQLFKLVRLDTLVGIHENRKTALEAFDRNSDANA